The proteins below are encoded in one region of Fimbriimonadaceae bacterium:
- a CDS encoding extracellular solute-binding protein: protein MGSRLARALCTLAIVQSALVAFAEERQIVTVWGLSAGPDAKGAEAVVREFEKRNPDLKVRALRMGAGEMNPQKLMTSIVGNAPPDVIYQDRFSLSDWASRGAFRPLDDLMARDKANPLNPRPEQYFPAAWAETQYEGKTYAIPSGSDTRVLYWNRRIFRQNADALRAAGLDPGRPPRTWSETLQYSKVLTKRDANGQIVAAGFIPNYGNSWLYLFAFQNDAQFMSADGRTCTLDTPAAREAVEFMVKGYDLLGGYDNAQKFSSGFLGNENDPFVIGKVAMKVDGDWILSNLSRYAPDLDFGVAPPPVPDDRFARRGRFKDDKDLFITWMGGFSYGVPVGAKNVEGAWRYIKFAASAEGRLIEVRAQADWDKLRGREFIQRVQAHREANEEILRQYAPKQPNYADAVSLHVAIGEVGRIRPPTVVGQVLWDEHIKAFEAACRHELPPDRALKRGQSVVQRELDAHYRYFSLPQFDMRVPLGIGATAFLALVAGFVVWIRRQKLGRLAREETKWAYILLSPWLLGFFIFTAGPMLASLAFSMTQYNVLSDPKWVGAENYVALFTSERENLVKAFGNVFYLAGIGVPLGIVSGLLIALLLNTSVRGINTYRTIFYLPSIVPVVAGAVLWSWVLTPDPSKGLVNAAWLHTVTEWLGVSPPGWLTVADWAKPALITMGVWGAGGGMILWLAGLKGVPKTLYEAASLDGANPVTQFFSVTLPMLSPIVFFNVVTGLINSMQEFDRVWVLRGNTGSSGPSDSLLVPVVHLFVNGFTYFKLGFASALAWLIFAVILTLTLVQMRLRKRWVFAEGDR, encoded by the coding sequence ATGGGATCCCGACTAGCCAGGGCGCTCTGCACCCTGGCTATCGTGCAGTCGGCCCTTGTCGCATTTGCCGAGGAGCGGCAGATCGTCACCGTCTGGGGACTCAGTGCCGGTCCCGACGCGAAAGGGGCGGAAGCCGTCGTCCGCGAGTTCGAGAAGCGGAACCCTGACCTCAAAGTCCGGGCCTTGCGCATGGGCGCGGGCGAGATGAACCCCCAAAAACTGATGACATCCATCGTCGGCAACGCCCCGCCCGACGTCATCTATCAAGACCGGTTCAGCCTTAGCGATTGGGCGAGCCGCGGCGCCTTCCGACCGCTCGACGACCTGATGGCCCGCGACAAGGCAAACCCCCTGAACCCGCGGCCCGAGCAATACTTCCCCGCCGCCTGGGCAGAGACGCAGTACGAGGGCAAGACCTACGCCATCCCCAGCGGGTCGGACACGCGCGTCCTCTATTGGAACCGCCGAATCTTCCGCCAAAACGCGGACGCCCTCCGCGCGGCCGGGCTCGACCCGGGCCGACCGCCCCGAACCTGGAGCGAGACCCTGCAGTACAGCAAGGTCTTGACTAAGCGCGACGCGAACGGGCAGATCGTCGCCGCTGGCTTCATCCCCAACTACGGCAACTCCTGGCTCTACCTCTTCGCCTTTCAGAACGACGCCCAATTCATGAGCGCCGACGGGCGCACCTGCACCCTCGACACCCCCGCCGCGCGGGAGGCCGTCGAATTCATGGTCAAAGGGTACGACCTGCTCGGCGGCTATGACAACGCCCAGAAGTTTAGCAGCGGTTTCCTCGGCAACGAGAACGACCCCTTCGTGATCGGCAAAGTCGCGATGAAGGTCGACGGAGACTGGATCCTCTCGAACCTGAGCCGCTATGCGCCGGACCTGGATTTCGGCGTCGCCCCGCCTCCGGTGCCGGACGACCGCTTCGCCCGCCGGGGCCGCTTCAAGGATGACAAGGACCTGTTCATCACCTGGATGGGCGGCTTTAGCTACGGTGTCCCCGTCGGCGCGAAGAACGTCGAAGGGGCGTGGCGCTACATCAAGTTCGCGGCCAGCGCCGAAGGACGGCTGATCGAGGTCCGCGCCCAAGCCGATTGGGACAAGCTGCGCGGCCGCGAGTTCATCCAGCGCGTCCAAGCCCACCGCGAGGCGAACGAGGAGATCCTCCGGCAGTACGCCCCCAAGCAGCCCAACTATGCCGACGCCGTCAGCCTTCACGTGGCGATCGGCGAAGTCGGCCGGATCCGCCCGCCGACCGTGGTCGGCCAGGTCCTGTGGGACGAACACATCAAGGCGTTCGAGGCGGCCTGCCGCCATGAATTGCCCCCCGACCGCGCGCTCAAACGAGGGCAGTCCGTGGTCCAGCGAGAGCTCGACGCCCACTATCGCTATTTCTCCCTGCCCCAGTTCGACATGCGCGTCCCCTTGGGCATCGGGGCCACCGCGTTCCTGGCCCTGGTCGCCGGATTCGTCGTCTGGATCCGGCGGCAAAAGCTCGGCCGGCTCGCCCGAGAGGAGACGAAGTGGGCCTACATCCTGCTTTCGCCCTGGTTACTTGGATTTTTCATCTTCACAGCAGGGCCGATGCTCGCCTCCCTGGCCTTCAGCATGACCCAGTACAACGTGCTGAGCGACCCGAAGTGGGTCGGCGCCGAGAACTACGTGGCTCTGTTCACAAGCGAGCGAGAGAACCTGGTCAAAGCGTTCGGCAACGTCTTTTATCTTGCCGGGATCGGGGTGCCGCTGGGAATCGTCTCCGGGTTGCTCATCGCGCTCCTGCTCAATACAAGCGTTCGCGGCATAAACACGTACCGCACCATCTTCTACCTCCCTTCGATCGTCCCGGTCGTGGCGGGCGCAGTGCTTTGGTCGTGGGTGCTGACCCCGGACCCCAGCAAGGGCCTCGTCAACGCCGCGTGGCTCCACACGGTCACGGAGTGGCTCGGCGTGTCCCCGCCCGGCTGGCTCACCGTCGCGGACTGGGCGAAGCCCGCGCTGATCACCATGGGCGTCTGGGGCGCAGGGGGCGGCATGATCCTCTGGCTGGCCGGCCTCAAAGGGGTGCCGAAGACCCTCTATGAAGCCGCAAGCCTCGACGGTGCGAACCCCGTCACCCAGTTCTTCAGCGTCACCCTGCCGATGCTGAGCCCGATCGTCTTCTTCAACGTCGTCACCGGGCTCATCAACTCGATGCAGGAGTTCGACCGCGTCTGGGTGCTGCGCGGCAACACGGGAAGCTCCGGCCCGTCCGACTCGCTCCTCGTGCCCGTCGTGCACCTCTTCGTGAACGGGTTCACGTATTTCAAGCTCGGCTTCGCCTCGGCCCTCGCCTGGCTGATCTTCGCCGTCATCCTGACCCTGACGCTCGTCCAGATGCGGCTCCGCAAGCGCTGGGTCTTCGCGGAGGGCGACCGGTGA